The DNA window ATTATTTGCTTTTTGTGCACTTGATCCTGTTGTAAAACAATCAGGTAACTTTAATGCTCCACAAACTAGAATGTCTAAACGTGGTTCTAAACTCCTTAGATATACTTTAATTAATACTGCTTGGCAGTTATCGCTTAACAATGACATATTTGCGAAATATTACAGATTAAAGATAAATCAAGGTAAAAGACATTACAATGTCTTAGGACATTTAGCATCTAAACTTGTTCGTATTATTTACAAACTTTTGAAAGATAATATATCTTTTGATACAAATTATCTTAAATAGATAATTATTTGAATTTTTAAAATTAAGTAGATTACTACTATTTTTGTGATACAAAAATCCAATTACTTATCCAACTATTTATTTTTTATTTTATACTTGACAAATCATAGTTGGTCTCCTAATGTTTAGATATTTTAAAAAGATAAAAAATTATACTTTCAGCATATTTAATATCTGCAAAAAAATATAATTTTTTTATTAATCTTTTTTTACCATAAACATTATACTGATTTTTTTTTAAATGTCAATTAAATATAATCATTAAAATCAATATTTTTAGGAAAAAAAGAGAGCAAATAATATTTGCTCCAATTTTTTATTTTATTTTCTTTATTTCTTCTAATAATTGTTTTGCTTTTTCTCCAAATACTTTACTCTTTAAAGAATTTGTAGCGTATTTTTCAGCTGATTTTTTATCGCCTTTTTGTATAGAAATATATGCTAATAAGAAGTTTGCATCTATATCTTTTTTAACTGCTAATAAAGCATACTTTTCTGCTAATTCAATTTCTCCTGCTTGCATAAATATTTCAGCTAATGCTAAGTCTACAAAATTTTTATCTAAGTTTCTTAACACACCTACCCACTTATTTTCATCTTTTGTATCTTTTCTCTTATAACTATTAATTATTAATTCTAATATTACTTGTTTTTCTTGACGAGATTTAACATATGCTTTCTTTAAATATTCATAACTTGTATTATTATCTCCTAATGCCTTATATACATTTGCTATTCTATATAATAAATTAGTGTCATTTGGTGTAAGTTTTTCTGCTTCCATTAATTCTTTTTTAGCTTTATTCATATCTTTTTTATCAAAATGATAAACACCAAGTAAGAAATGAGTATTAGCTACTATTGATTTATCTTTAGATTTTAAAGCTTTTTTAATATAGTAATCCGCTTTATTATAATCATCTACTAATAACTTTTGACCAGTTAATAAATGTAGATAATCATAGAAACCATCAAGTTTTACTTTTTTAGCATCTGCAAATATTTTATCTACTTCTCTAGTATTTTTTTCAGTTATATGTAAGTATGCTAAACTAGATAAAATATCTAAATCTTTATCATCAAATCTATTAGATAATCTAGTTAAGTATTTTATTTTATCTTTATTATTTTTAGATAATTGTACTAAATAACCATCTGCTGATTTACTAGTATCAGTTCTTGATTTTTCATCATCACTAACTTTTTTAAAATATTTCATTGCCGATGCTTCATCTTTATTTGCTAAATAATACAATGCTATATTAGCATTAATTAATTCATATTCTGCTTCTTCTCCTTTAGCCATTTTACTTCTTTTTAAAACTTCAATTGCTTCTTTTTCTTTTCTTTCATTCAATAATTTTTGTGCTTTTTCTAAATCCGCCTTAGGTCCAGCTAATGTTATCATGCTTATTATTAAAGCTGATAATGTAATAATTTTTTTCATATTTCCTCCTAGATTATATTTTCGTAATTTCTGAAAGCAGTATACCCGCTGCAACTGATACATTTAATGAATTTATTTCTCCTTTTAAGTGTATCTTTATATTTTTATCGCAATGTTCTCCTACTTTTTTTCTCATACCTGTTCCTTCATTTCCTAAAACTAATGCTGTTTTATTTGCATATTCTATTTTATTATATAAAGTATCAGCATATGATGACGTACCATATACAAAATAACCATACTTTTTAAGTTTA is part of the Oceanivirga salmonicida genome and encodes:
- a CDS encoding transposase translates to LFAFCALDPVVKQSGNFNAPQTRMSKRGSKLLRYTLINTAWQLSLNNDIFAKYYRLKINQGKRHYNVLGHLASKLVRIIYKLLKDNISFDTNYLK
- a CDS encoding tetratricopeptide repeat protein gives rise to the protein MKKIITLSALIISMITLAGPKADLEKAQKLLNERKEKEAIEVLKRSKMAKGEEAEYELINANIALYYLANKDEASAMKYFKKVSDDEKSRTDTSKSADGYLVQLSKNNKDKIKYLTRLSNRFDDKDLDILSSLAYLHITEKNTREVDKIFADAKKVKLDGFYDYLHLLTGQKLLVDDYNKADYYIKKALKSKDKSIVANTHFLLGVYHFDKKDMNKAKKELMEAEKLTPNDTNLLYRIANVYKALGDNNTSYEYLKKAYVKSRQEKQVILELIINSYKRKDTKDENKWVGVLRNLDKNFVDLALAEIFMQAGEIELAEKYALLAVKKDIDANFLLAYISIQKGDKKSAEKYATNSLKSKVFGEKAKQLLEEIKKIK